GAATGTACTAGGTTTTAAAATTAACAGAATTCGTCGTAAGCAGCCATTAAATTGTCTGCAATAACTTCTGCTGGTCTACCTTCAATGTGGTGACGCTCAATCATATGAACCAATTCTCCGTTTTTAAACAAAGCCATACTTGGCGATGAAGGAGGAAATGGTACCATTAAGCTTCTAGCTTTATCAACAGCGTCAAAATCTACACCAGCAAAAACAGTAACAATATGATCTGGTTTTTTGCCGTTGGTTAAACTAAATTTTGCTGCTGGTCTTGCATTTGCTGCGGCACAGCCACAAACAGAATTTACAACTACTAGTGTTGTTCCTTCTGCATTAACAGCTTTTTCTACTGCTTCAGCGGTATGTAATTCTTCAAACCCAGCAGATGCTAGGTCTTCTCTCATCGGTTTTACTAATTCTGCAGGATACATAGTCTTTTTTTTTAATCTATTTATATAAGTTATCAAAGATAACTAATTTGTCGTAGTTCCTCTCTACTCCTTAACTTTTCATTAGAGCATTTTTTGTAATTGAAAATTATATCTTTGGCCTAAATTTTTTAAAGCATGAAATGGATTTTACTTATCGTTATATTTTATATCCTCCAAAAAGTATTTAGTAAAGCAAAAAAATCAAATTTTTCGCAAAACGCTAAATCTGTAAGTCCGGAAGATTTTGAATTAAATTTACTTTCGCTCTGCTCTATTGTTATTAAGGCAGATGGGAAAGTGAGCCAGAGTGAGATGGAATATGTACAACGTTATTTTGTGGCTACGTATGGCAAGGATAAAGCCAATGCTATATTTAGAACTTTTAATGATGTTATAAAAAAGAGAGAAGTATCTGCGCAACGTATTTGTGATTATATGAATCAACGCACGCGGGTAGAGGTGCGTTTACAGCTTATTCACTTCTTATTTGCAATAGCGCAAGCAGATGGTTCTGTTAGCGGTGCAGAAATAAATAAAATACAGGAGATTGCAGGCTATCTAAGAATTGGACACAATGAATTTGAAAGCATTAAAGCCATGTTCATTAAATCTGCAGATAATGCATATAAAATCTTAGAGATAGAAAAATCTGCTACAGATGATGAGGTTAAAAAAGCCTATAGAACAATGGCTAAAAAATACCATCCAGATCGTGTTATTACAGATAATGAAGCGATTAAGAAAGGCGCAGAGGAAAAATTTAAAGAAGTGCAAATCGCTTATGAAACCATCCAAAAAGAACGCGGGGTAAATTAAATATTTTTTTTTATGGAAGATTTTTGGTTTTACACTAAAATGGGTTTAGATCACGTGTTAGATCTCTCTGCCTACGATCATATTTTGTTTTTAGCAGCTTTAGCAATTCCGTTTACCTTTAAAAGTTGGAAGAAAGTATTGGTTTTGGCCTCTATTTTTACGTTTACCCATTGCTTATCTTTGGCCTTGTCTACGTTTGATATCATAGTGGTTGATGTAAATTTTATTGAATTTTTAATTCCAGTGACCATATTTCTTACGGCAATTTTTAATTTAATCTATGTAAGAACAGACATTCATCACAAAAGTATTCTATTGCATGCAGTGGCAACGGCTTGTTTTGGTTTAATACATGGCTTCGGTTTTTCAAATTATTTTAAAATGTTGATGGCGGAAGAAGAGGATAAGGTAACGCCTTTATTAGGCTTTGCTTTAGGGATAGAACTTTCGCAATTAATTATTGTGATAGCTGTTTTAGTTTTAGCTTGGATACTGCAAAATAGGTTCAAGTTGAAACAATCAATATATATTATAATCGCTTCTATAGTGGTACTTTTAATCACAATTCCAATGTTGGTGAATACTTTTCCTTTTTGATTTTCACTTAAAATTAACCCATTGTGGTTGTGGAGATAGCTGAAAGCAGGTATCTTAGTACTTTATTTAAATAGCCTTTGCCGCTTTTATGAAAGATAGTAAACAAAAAAAATACGATAAGGCCTATCTAAGGATGGCTAGTGAATGGGGAAAATTATCGTTCTGTAAAAGAAAACAAGTTGGGGCTATTATTGTAAAAGATAGGATGATTATTTCCGATGGCTATAATGGTACACCAACGGGTTTTGAAAACCAATGTGAAGATGGAGACGGTTATACAAAATGGTATGTTTTACATGCAGAAGCCAATGCAATATCTAAAGTAGCAGCATCAACACAATCTTGTAATGGAGCTACATTATACATTACTTTATCGCCTTGTAAGGAGTGCAGTAAATTAATACATCAATCTGGCATAAAACGTGTTGTATATCAAAACGGGTATAAAGATGATTCTGGGCTTCAATTTTTACAAAAAGCAGGAGTAGAATTGGTTCATCTACCTGAAATTAAAGAAAATATATCGTAGTAATAATCCGTTAAATGAAGAAGAGACAACAGTATTTATGGCCAATTATAGTAGCCGGATCACTTGCAATAGGTGTTTTTGTTGGAGGTAAACTTCATTTTAACGATTCTCCTGAAAAGCTTTTTTCTACCAATTCAAAAAAAGATAAGTTAAGTAGATTGATTGATTATATTGATTATGAATATGTCGATGATATAAATACGGATAGTATTGTAGATGTTGCTGTAAATAATATTTTAGATAAGCTAGATCCTCATTCTGTATATATTCCTAAAAAGGATATGGCAAAAGTATCTGAGAATATGAAAGGTGATTTCGTAGGTATTGGAATTAGTTTTTTCATGGAAAAAGATACAATTTCTGTAGTGAGAACTATTGAAGATGGACCTAGTTATAATAAAGGAATTAAACCTGGAGATCGTATCTTGATGGCAGATAATGATACCTTGTTTGGTCAAGATATTCCGAATGAAGTAATTATTGAAAAGTTAAAAGGAAAAAGAGGTACTGCAGTAAAACTTAAAATTTACCGCAAACAAGAAGATAAAACGT
This genomic stretch from Cellulophaga algicola DSM 14237 harbors:
- a CDS encoding tellurite resistance TerB family protein, which produces MKWILLIVIFYILQKVFSKAKKSNFSQNAKSVSPEDFELNLLSLCSIVIKADGKVSQSEMEYVQRYFVATYGKDKANAIFRTFNDVIKKREVSAQRICDYMNQRTRVEVRLQLIHFLFAIAQADGSVSGAEINKIQEIAGYLRIGHNEFESIKAMFIKSADNAYKILEIEKSATDDEVKKAYRTMAKKYHPDRVITDNEAIKKGAEEKFKEVQIAYETIQKERGVN
- a CDS encoding BrxA/BrxB family bacilliredoxin, yielding MYPAELVKPMREDLASAGFEELHTAEAVEKAVNAEGTTLVVVNSVCGCAAANARPAAKFSLTNGKKPDHIVTVFAGVDFDAVDKARSLMVPFPPSSPSMALFKNGELVHMIERHHIEGRPAEVIADNLMAAYDEFC
- a CDS encoding deoxycytidylate deaminase, with amino-acid sequence MKDSKQKKYDKAYLRMASEWGKLSFCKRKQVGAIIVKDRMIISDGYNGTPTGFENQCEDGDGYTKWYVLHAEANAISKVAASTQSCNGATLYITLSPCKECSKLIHQSGIKRVVYQNGYKDDSGLQFLQKAGVELVHLPEIKENIS
- a CDS encoding HupE/UreJ family protein; this encodes MEDFWFYTKMGLDHVLDLSAYDHILFLAALAIPFTFKSWKKVLVLASIFTFTHCLSLALSTFDIIVVDVNFIEFLIPVTIFLTAIFNLIYVRTDIHHKSILLHAVATACFGLIHGFGFSNYFKMLMAEEEDKVTPLLGFALGIELSQLIIVIAVLVLAWILQNRFKLKQSIYIIIASIVVLLITIPMLVNTFPF